In Gemmatimonadota bacterium, one DNA window encodes the following:
- a CDS encoding transposase — MAELAQRLACELEHYVPLARQVVEQTRRRVLNKESVPAEEKLVSIFEPHTDIIRKDNRGTYYGHKVTLTGGASGLVLDWVVEEGNPADSTLLIRMLERQQDLYGHYPRQASADGGFASKDNLRYAKAGGVQDMVFAKRRGLAVEDMVTQTWIFKKLRDFRAGIEGVISFLKRVFGLRRCTWSGRPSFASYVGASIVSANLLILARHMMA; from the coding sequence ATGGCCGAGCTCGCCCAGCGTCTGGCCTGCGAACTCGAGCACTACGTCCCCCTGGCCCGTCAGGTCGTCGAGCAGACCCGTCGCCGCGTGCTGAACAAAGAGAGCGTCCCGGCCGAGGAGAAGCTGGTCTCCATCTTCGAGCCGCATACTGACATTATCCGCAAGGACAACCGCGGCACCTACTACGGGCACAAGGTCACCCTTACGGGCGGCGCCAGTGGTCTCGTCCTCGACTGGGTCGTCGAAGAGGGCAACCCCGCCGACTCCACACTTCTCATCCGGATGCTCGAGCGCCAGCAGGACCTCTACGGACACTATCCGCGCCAGGCCAGCGCGGACGGAGGCTTTGCCAGCAAGGACAATCTCCGCTACGCCAAGGCCGGCGGCGTCCAGGACATGGTCTTCGCCAAGAGGCGCGGCCTCGCGGTCGAAGACATGGTCACGCAGACCTGGATCTTCAAGAAGCTCCGCGACTTCCGCGCCGGCATCGAAGGCGTCATCTCCTTCCTCAAGCGCGTCTTCGGCCTGCGTCGTTGTACTTGGAGCGGCCGGCCTTCCTTCGCCAGCTACGTCGGCGCCTCGATCGTCTCCGCCAACCTCCTCATCCTGGCCCGCCATATGATGGCGTGA
- a CDS encoding ISAzo13 family transposase, producing the protein MRWGTASCGKKTPDVIASIEELMKHDVAGDPITGVRWTRRTTEKISNELRGLGICVCPRTVARILEDLDYTLRVNHKRVSRGSGPDRNEQFEYIAKQRTSFAVRDLPIVSIDSKKRELVGNFKNNGTAWKRTPELVRDHDFRSEAKGIAIPYGVYDVRANRGTVFVGTSHDTPDFAVDNLVRWWESEGRQRYPGARELLVLADSGGSNSPRVRTFKVALQNRLADTHQVSVTVCHYPAGASKWNPIDHRLFSQISRNWAAQPLRCYETILNYIRTTTTKTGLRVTAHLIDRDYPTGVKVPDDQFAAIALQPHDIQPLRNYTIRPR; encoded by the coding sequence ATCCGGTGGGGGACGGCCTCCTGCGGAAAAAAAACTCCGGACGTGATCGCCTCCATCGAGGAGTTGATGAAGCATGATGTGGCGGGCGATCCCATCACCGGCGTGCGCTGGACCCGACGCACAACCGAGAAGATCTCCAACGAGCTTCGGGGCCTCGGCATCTGCGTTTGTCCCAGGACCGTGGCCCGGATCCTCGAGGATCTCGACTACACGCTCCGCGTCAATCACAAGCGGGTTTCTCGAGGGTCGGGCCCGGACCGCAACGAGCAGTTCGAATACATCGCCAAGCAACGCACGAGTTTTGCCGTACGTGACCTGCCGATCGTGAGCATCGATTCGAAGAAGAGGGAGCTGGTCGGCAACTTCAAGAACAACGGCACGGCTTGGAAGCGCACTCCGGAGCTAGTGCGAGACCACGACTTCCGCTCCGAGGCCAAAGGCATTGCCATCCCCTACGGCGTCTACGACGTGCGCGCCAACCGCGGCACCGTCTTCGTGGGAACATCTCACGATACCCCCGACTTCGCCGTCGACAATCTCGTCCGATGGTGGGAATCCGAAGGACGCCAACGCTACCCCGGTGCTCGCGAGCTGCTCGTGCTCGCCGACAGCGGGGGCAGCAACAGTCCGCGCGTCCGGACCTTCAAGGTCGCCCTCCAGAATCGCCTCGCCGACACGCACCAGGTCAGTGTCACCGTATGCCACTATCCAGCCGGCGCCTCGAAATGGAACCCCATCGACCACCGCCTCTTCAGCCAGATCAGTAGGAACTGGGCCGCACAGCCGCTGCGCTGCTACGAGACCATCCTCAACTACATCCGCACCACAACCACCAAGACCGGCCTCCGCGTCACCGCCCACCTCATCGACCGGGACTATCCCACGGGCGTCAAAGTCCCCGATGACCAGTTCGCCGCCATCGCCCTCCAACCCCACGACATCCAGCCTCTACGCAACTACACCATCCGACCACGGTAA